DNA from Chelonia mydas isolate rCheMyd1 chromosome 3, rCheMyd1.pri.v2, whole genome shotgun sequence:
TGACTGTATAGTTTTGCCAAATCACTTTGCCTCTAGTGAGGTtccattaattaatgtttgtaaagcactttgaaattctctgatgaaaggtgctataaaagGACATGGTACTAGTGTAATCTAAATACAGTACATTACATCCCCACACTAAGCATATTACACACACAAGAACATGCAGAAGCCACGGAACTACAGATCCCATCATGCATGTAGAATATAGAATTGGGACTCCTTTTTCTTccctattttgatttttaaaattgcagccAATGAGGAATCAGGGATGCTTTGTTTTCAAACACAACTAGCTGTAGCCACACCCTCTCAGTGCTTCCTGGCACCGCCTCTTCCAGGACTGACCTCCTATCGGTAACAAATTGCATCACCCACTACAGCAAGCTGAGAAGAGATAACTGCTtcagagcaggtttcagagtggtagcctgttactctgtatcagcaaaaacaaaaacaacaaggagcacTACTCCCATCTGGTGGTTATGGGTCCTAATTTTCCTAATGTAAACCAggtctgtttgtacagtgcttaaaaTAATGGAGTCTGATCCTGATTAGGTTCTTTGggttctactgtaatataaatgataAAACAGTAAGTGTCTTGGCCACAGTCATGCAGTGAACTTGTAGTAGAGTGGGGAGTAGAATCCAGGAGCTCTTAGTCTCAGTCCCTCGCCTGCACTAATCACTAGACAATGTTGCCTATAGCAAACCAGCTGGACGTGGAAATTAAAGAAGGGGAAATGGTGTGTTATGTTATGATATATCCCCACTTCccccaacttggtatcatcaaTAGTCTGAAGAAAGAGTATTGTCCTTGGCCCACACCCAGCGGGCCTGTTCCACTGATACAGgtcttaaaaaaagatattgcAGCTGACACTCCTTCCTGTTCTTGGTGAGAGGTCATTAGAAGGACACTAGAACCCAGCCTTTACCTTGTGGCATAATGGTGGCCAAATTCAGTTTGTTGTCATAGCCAAGTTAAAAAGTGTCAGAATAAGTCTATATGCCTAGATACTGTGGTGTACAGAAATGCAAGGGAAGACCCAGTTTATATGGAGCACATTTAATTCAACCCCTTGCTTTTCCCCAGGGTGTTTTTGGCTCACCTGTAGACTCCTATAAAAAAGATGGTCAGACTAGACATGCAAGGCTGATTATGTGGTTAAGCCACAAGCTAAGTAGTCAGgattcctgagttctagtcccagcacTTGGCAAAATCACTTCTCCTCACTGTGCTGAGAGAACCTTTTGATCTCCCTTTCATTGCCTTTTGTATAAATCCCATTGTTATATTAATTATGGTAATGATGGTACTAGTAATATATTAATTATGGCTGGAATGTTATCATCATGGTGGTTAAATATCACATTTTTTTGTGTCAGTGTCACTCACAACAAATGATACACTTGAACTGTGCAGAGACAGTGCTGTTCTCTGGTGAATGTCACTCTGTAGCTGAATGCCAACCACAAAGCTTGAGTTTTCACTGATCACATGCAAAAAGTAGCCTAATATCACCAAACAAGAGTTTGCTTCAAAAAGCCCAAATTTTTCCCATTTCAGAAAAGGTTGACAACATTGTGCAGAGGCCACCTCTCCCTCATGTGAGCTGTTTCCAAGTTCATATGCTGCCCCTGCTTCCCCATTGGCTGCCTCCTCACCCAGCTGGATACATCCCAGTGTCAACAAGAAGCCCTGCTTTGCTGCAGAATTCTTTCTGTTCCCAATGGCACAAGTGCCACGTGGCCTCTCCTAACCGGAGAGATCAATTTGGTCCAGTTGCCTGTGTGCCTGAGTGGCTCCTCAATTAAAGGCCGCCAGGTAGCAGCAAAGAGCCAGGGATTGGGCAGCTGTGGGACTCTGCATAAAACTGCCCCCATTTCACCCCAAGAAAGTAATTTGTAACTCAAATAAATGATTCAGTATTTTTGGCCTTGAGGCCTTTCAAAATTGGCGAAAAGTTGCAGCAGTTGGCAACGCTGCACTGGCGGAGGAGAGGGCGCAAGGGCTTTAGGGAGCGGAGCGGGAGGCTGTTCGTGCCCAGGGCAGGAGGGCTTGTGGAAGGGGCAGGCAGACGGCCGATGGGAGGCTGAGCATGGCCCAGTTAGACAGGAGTGATAGAGCACAACTATGGGGGGCTTTCAGGGCAACAGACAGGCCAGGAGCCTGGGtggtgcagcagggaggggagccctggccctgtggtgtctgggtgctatagggtgaccagacagcaaatgtgaaaaatagggacagggggtggggggtaacaggagcctatataagaaaaagcccccaaaatcgggactgtccctataaaatcgggacatcagGTCACCCTAGGCTACCATGCCCAGTGCGCCATACCCAGGCCCCATCCCTGGCACtagattctcccccctccctgccacgCACCCAATCGCTGCCTGAGGCCCAGCTCCCCTATgccggggatgggggggaagcgaCAGAGACAAGATCCCGCCCCCCCCTCCGAGCACACATGCCATGGCCTCCCGGGCCCCGCCTCTCAGCGGCGCAGGCGCAGCTCCTCTCCCTTGGGAAGGGGATGGGGCGGAGCGGGACTCCACTGTGCCCTAAACAAAGATGGctccggtgggggggggggtcaggcccGCCGGGACCGGAAGCAGAGCGGACGCGAGGCTCCCATGGTGCCCCGCGGCGGCGGCCATTCAAATCGGGGCCGGGACGCGGGAGGCGGCCGAGCTCGAGGCAGAAAATGGCGGGGCCGGGCCGCCAGGAGCGGGCAGGTGAGGCGAGGGGCGGGTTCCGGGCTCCCACCCCCAGTCCGTGCGTACGCGCCGCAGCCGGGTgacctctcccttctccccacagctgACCTGCTCCCGACCGAGCCCGTGGAGGCCCCGACGGTGACGCCGGAGCTCGCCGCGGGACGGGGCGGCAGCAGCGCGGCGGCGTTTCACTGCCCGCAGGGCCCGGCCGGCCGCGCCCCGGGCTGCCGCTCCGTCTCGGTGGCGTTCCCCGGCCCGGTGAcccagcagggctgctgccaCTTCGCCTGCGAGCTCCTCAAGCACGTGCTGTACCAGCGGCaccagctgcccctgccctacGAGCAGCTCGCCTACTTCTGCAGGAGGGCGCTGCCCCGCCAGCCGCAGGTAAGTCTGGGCCTCCCCGGGGCCAACCAGCCTCGGCTAGCGACAGCCGGCTGGGGCGATAATTGGCGCAGCCCCAGATCGGCGACCCGTCTGCGCTGCCCTCGGCTGCCAGGTGCGCTCCGCACTGTGCGGCGTGAGACGCTGTTATCCCGAGCTGGCGGCTGGCCGTCTCCTCCCGCTCCAGGAAATCTGCTTCATTTCTCTGCCTGCGCAGCAAATCGCGCTCTGCGGGTGCCTGCTGAGAGCTGCGCTTCCATCGCCTGCACGACAGTGACTTTACCGGGGGCCAAGGCGGGCTGGAGGCAGTTCCCGGCAGGTTCCGCAAATAGCAGCCGCCTCTGCAAGGCCAGGCAGGAAttccagctgctccctgcagaggTAGAATGCTCCGCCCTGACTCGGGAGAGAGCAGCTACAGATCAAAGTAGTAAGCTTTCTGGTTGGTTCAGGGGCAGCAGTGACTGGTTGCAGAAAGTGGCTTGGCTGGAGCGGTATCTTTTGGAACCAAAGAGAGTTGGGATTTGGGAGAGTGCCTGACCACCCAACTTTGCACAACTAAGATAGACCAGACTCCTCAGGaccggggggcaggggaggtctGCCAGGGATGTTATGCCCCATGTATTTGAAATAGGTTATTAATGATAGAAACTTGCATGTGGTAGAGagattatgtattttaaaacaactcATCAGGTTAGCAATGCAGGATTTAGCCAACCTTTCTCTTAAACCTGTACAGAGTGTGTTTAGTGTgcaagaaaaatgtgaataaagactaggaggcTCATCTTCTTTCTCACTGAATGAAGTGGCACTGGCTCCTAAGGCAAGTCAGCCTTTTCCAAGAATTGCATGTCTAATCTATTAGCTGTCTTGATTTGTAGCTTCTGTCAAGATATCCTTCTGTATTTCAGGTTACATGCACTGTAGGTTTTGTCTTAAACACTGCATTATATTTAATGTGATTCCTGGGGATACAATATCCTAAAGAGAATACATttggtaagaagaaaaggagtacttgtggcaccttagagactaaccaatttatttgagcatctgctgaagtgagctgtagctcatgaaagcttatgctcagataaattggttagtctctaaggtgccataagtactccttttctttttgcgaatacagactaacatggctgttacgcTGAAACCTGACCTTTGGTAAGGACAAAACTACTTCACCTCTCTGGCtgttctactcctgggggaattctgtgctattttgttggactagaggacctcctgaggtccctttcaaccctgatattctatgattctatggattaatgagtcatgcatatttttaattttttgcacagaaaaaagcttctgctgaaaagttgctgcagttctgccttttgcccacctgAGGCCGCTGTGGCGATAGTACGtggctgctgcagccagccagccaggaaagagaacctgcagagccttctttgCAGTACCTGTAGGGCCAGGTCGGGAGACAGTGTGGggctaccgggggggggggggggaatcagatgagggcagtgggggaggacagattggggcaggggctgaatgggagtgctGATGCAGAGCTACAGGGGAAAATGGGAGTGGCTGAGTGAGGACACAGACACATGGGGATAGGAGAGGGAGGTGTAGAgctatgggggaaggggtggctgaGTATGTAGGGACAGGGTGCAGGGCTGTAGGGGGATGGGAGGTGTGGGtgtgcagagacacatggggatgggcagatgtgcctaactgaatgggagaggctaggtgtcagccagggtctgcatgggggaagctccctaacagccccccccccccaaacctgttccatagttttcccacccacacccaggcttcttcccagcaattacttccctctcccttagctcctccctTACCCCCGGCTCTCcccagcctttgcactgcttctggggggtgtgggaaatatgggtctgtattgtagtttaaatgaattattactcagttctaaattaatatgcctagtaaggaatctatttgtcaagaaacattttctgaatctttgttTGTATTGTTAGACGTacctgctgacaggtattttgaaataaatgaccaaaaataattgaaactggtgtggttatactgttttgacaaaaaaatatgcagaattttgcagaaaatattgtgtgcagaattaaCTTTTTTGCACAGAATTTCCACAGGAGTATTGTTCTGCTGTGCTCCAAGGTCTGTAGTTAAGACAACTTGAAAATCCGCCTCCTAAGAAAATCCAGACACACCCCTACAGAGTGGGGTGAATGTTGACTGAACTGTGACACACTGAGCCATGACATGCTCTGAAAGCTCACACGTTTCTAGTTCTGTTACATCCATTCTAATACCTTTATTTCTACTGACCTTAAATCCAGGAAACACTAGTACTGAAATTGTTCCAAGTTGGTTGTTAAGACACCAGGATGATTCCTTTTTTCAGTCTTAaactggtggtttttttttttttgttagaaaaatCTCTGTTCTTCCTGTGTCAGGTCTGGTTGTTCAGGGTGCTAAACGCAGTCAAATGCGCCACTGCTTGCCTAATTCAGAATGTACCAATTTTTTGCTTGGCAGGATGGAGATGCAATTAAGAAGAAGCCACATCCCCCAGACCTAGGGAGCAGCAGGAAATGCCAGCAGTTGCTAATGGAGCTGGAGGGAGTGTTCCGGCACTTGGAAGCCATGTTCAACCTGACATTGGTCCCTCGGGTCCTTATTCTACTTGGAGGAAATGCCATGAGCCCCAAGGAGCTCTATGAAATCAACTTGGAGGGCATCTCTGTGGGCAATGCTGAGGAGAGCCTGCAAACACCATCCTGTGTTCGTAAACTTTTCCACTCACTCTTCCTTGCAGATGTCTTCAGTGAGCTACAGGCTGTCCCTGTCATGGGCACCATTGTCATGGTCCAGGGGCACCGTGACTGTGGCATTGACTGGTTCCGACCCAAGCTCAACTACAAAGTGCCAGCACGTGGGAGGAAGCTGACGGTCAACTTGTCCTGTGGTGGAAACAGCAGTACAAATCCATCCACTCAGCAGGGAGTGACCTCTGCCTGGGACAACTACATATGGTTCCAAGCACCAGTGACAGTTAAGGGCTTCCATGAATGACTCTTACTCTATAGCATTTTAATGGGGCATTTTTAATAATATCTGGTGCTACTTTAGTTGAtacaaaacaatgtttttatgATCTGTAACTACACCTCTCTGAATCCTATATCCAGGGAATCTGCTACCTGCATGCAGTTGGGGTGCATTCCACTGTCCATACAACAGAGCTTTAAATATCCTCATGCAAGGGTAAGCACTAGAGCAGTTTTGCCCCAGATATAGGTCTCTTGGGGGAATGAAGAAGGAATTCCCTAGAGGGTTGGTGGGAGTAATTTTATGTTTTTGCAGCATGCCCACTTACCCAGCCAATACTTGAAGCAACCTTCTCTGGGAGTATCATGGTGTTCACATAGCTGTTCTCCTCTACTTGCTGATAAAGTAGTGTGCAATGTTAATGGATGCACTGGGACTTGATGGATTGGTGCTTATGCTTAATATGGGGGTGACAAAGGCTATCTAGCAGGTCTTACTAAGCCACTCAGGATCTCACCTCCTTTACAGTCTGGTAATATCATGAAAACAGAGGGAGGGTTGGAGGTTGCATAGCTATAACAAGAATCACTTCAGGGATATAATGTTGTGTGAGGGATGTTCTAAAGAGGGAGATTTCTAACCATGAGAGAGGTCTGCCCAGCACTACCTTTTCTATACTTGTGGGAGAATGGATATCTGAGCAATGCCACTTGCACCCATGGTGAGAGGGCTCTGAATGTCTTAAATTTTCCAACTATCAGTGAAAACATATAAATGATTCATGTTTCATTTCTATGAATGGCTGAGGCTCTTCACTAATCTCTTAAACTGCACAGTATCTGATGCCCTAGTTTAAACTAGAAATGTCTTCAGGCTTGTGGATTTCACTTTATAGCCCTTCCTGCCCCTAATTCAGTAGAAGGCTCGGGGTTTATAAAGGTACAGGAGTTTTTTACTTGATTTATGCTGTTCTTCCCCTATATACAATCAGTTTGTCAAATCTATAGGTTGTTACCCATTCTAAGTTTTGTTACAGAACTAGCATACCTATCACTATCTCTCCCTAATCTGTTCTGAAAGGAGATGGATTACTTCCATACCATACCTGGGTTTCGTAGATTCAAGTTCTGTAAGGTAACAGCACAAAATTGAGTCTAGTTACTGAGAAACTGGAAGTAGGGGCAGTAAAGTGCCCTGGATAGGGTAATACCTTGCATATGACCTCTGAGCAAGGAGCATAAGGAGGggtcatggaagatgggtgagattccagaggactggaaaaggataGTCAGGACTGGAATCAGATAGTCAGCAatagtttgcaaacacctataagataagtaacagcatggatttatcaagaacaaatggtgtcaaaccaacctaatagcttttttAACAAAGCAACAAACCTTTGGGGGGGGGAACGGTAGATgcggtatatcttgactttagtaaggcttttgatactgtcttgcatgagtgtctcaaactaggcaaatacaacctagatggagctactataatgtgggtgcataactggttggaaaatcattcttaGAGTAAttaccagtggttcacagtcatgctgcaaggatcagttctgggtctggttctgttcactgtcttcatcaatgatttagataatggcatagagagtacacttataaaattcatggatgataccaagctgggaggtgttgcaagtgctctggaggataggattaaaatggtctgaagtaaataggatgaaattcactaagaacagtgttccttcctaagtggaataatcagttgcacgtGTACAAAAGGGGGAACTACTGCCTTGGCTGGAGTacacagaaagggatctgggggtcatggtggatcacAAAAATGAGTTAACGGTATAACACTTGCgtcctgtcccctcctccccccccccccccccaaaaaaaaaaacaaaaaaaaaaaacaccaaaacccTGTATgctgtgatgtattagcaggagtgttgtaagcaagacatgagaaataattcttctgctctattccacACTGTTTAGGCCTCAACTCGAGTAGTGTATCCAGTTCTGGCCACCAtacttcaggaaagatatggacaaattggagaaagtccacaaaagagcaacaaaaattattaaaggtctagaaaacatgacctatgagggaagattggggaaaaaaaatgggttttagtctggagaagactgtgAGGGGACGTAAGTTTTCAATTacaaaaaggttgttacaaggaggagagagaacaatTGGGCTCCTTaacctgaggataggacaagaaggaatgggcttaaattgcagcaagggcagtttaggttagacattaggaaaaacttcctgtcagggtagttaagtactggaataaattgcccagggaggttgtggaatctccatcattggagacttaagagaaggttagacaaacacctgtcagggatggtctagataatactcagtcctgccttgagtgcaggggactggactagacttCAAGATCCCTTACAGGTCTACAGTTCTATGATCTTGTTCAGCAGCAAAACTCTCCTGGTTCCTTGATGACTTGTGCAGAGACTTGAAAGGGTTACAGCTACCCTGGAATAAGAGGGGAGAGAAATAGAAACCTACCTGACTTCATCTAGTACATTATGAAAGGGAGCTCTATTGGATCCAAAGCACTCGAGCTAGTTTTAAAGCCGTTGGGTTGCGTGATCCTATTGCAATGCAACCAGCTAGGCTCTTGTTATCCAATTTTGGGGTGTGACCTGAGGCTGTACAAATGCCTCTTCATTAAGTTCTCTTTACATAGATTAACTCTTAATGGTAAAGTCATTTAGGCCCAAATCCACTAACAGAGTGGTGACTAAATCCAACATTTTAGTCACCACtgagacataggtgctggaactgggggtgttgttgcacccccctggcttgaagtgatttccatcctATAGAGGGTTTAGTTGGGGTGCTgagcaaattgttccagcacccctgcactgAGCTCCTTAATCTCTGCTCAGCTGCTACCTAACTCTGGAGGCATCTAAATGTCCATGAGTCTCCAGGGCAGCTAAGTTTCTACTTTTGGGTATGTGCACTTCTGCCTCATTCCTGGTGATTGGTACCTACCTCAGCTATGGACCTTGACTTAGTAGGTGTTCTTGGAGCAGGCCTGACTCCACAAAAAATGGCCGGGGGCTAGATAGGAGGCAGAGGTGGCCtccctttagcccagtggttaggtctACCACATCCTATCTGACACAGGTTCCCAACTGTGGGGTGCACCTCTCTAGGGGGACACAGAGGAACATTAGGAGGGTGCGGCAGCGCCCAAGCCAGCCCtcacggggtggggagggagtctCACACAGACCCGCTCCGAGCTCTGCTCCAGTCTAGCCATGGACTTGGCCTCAGCCCCTGGCCATAGCCCTGCTGTGACTCTACACTTGGCCCCAGGCTatagctctgctcctgcccccagccctggcctccttaccccctcccccaggagctaTGGCCCCAACTCTGGAAAGGGGGGTATGACCCTGAaaaatttggggaccactgccatgTGAGAAGCCTGGGTTCAGtatccccctctgcctgatgtggaatAGGATTTGAACTGGGTCTCCCACTTCCCCcaagagtgctctaaccagtggtCTAGGACCCTAGGGGATGTTCTAGTGTAGGGATCTCTGTcactcttgttgaagctgttcactaggtgtaaataattaaatatacacTGGGCCAGGGAGTAagaatgtgtgtgtatagagCACTCTTCTGAGAGGTGGGAGGCCCCTGTTCAAATCTGGTCTTCACATCAGGCAGAGGAAGgaattgaagctgggtctcccatatcctgggtgagtgccccAACTGTTGTAGAGAGACCCAGTGGTCAGTGCTGTAACATACAACAAATGCACTGATCTATAGTGAGGCACAATTCCTGAAAACAAAGTGGGAAAGCTGCCTTGCAAAGGGCTATCCAGAGCTTGTGGTTGAATGGTGCATTCTAACATACTGTGCTCTCTAGATTTTGTGGCACTGTTTGCCATATGATGCTCTGTAGCCATCCAGGAGGAGGGTCTTGGATACGCATGCCTGGAAGAGTAAGACCTTCATACCAGTCACTTCCACCTCAGCTACTGAACCCAGGTCAGGTCACTCTAGAGATGAAGACAACTTGGATGGGCTTTTCTGTGGAACCTACTGCCCTTGCTCAGAAATAGGTGGCCATTTTATCCTTAAAAAGCTAAAGTGCAGTGCAATGTTGTCACACATTAAACAGCAACCACCCATTCTCCAGATACAGCAGGAGTTTTCCCTCTAACATGCTCCTAGAATGAAATAGGACAAAATACTCCTACCTTTCAGTGAGAATTTaatggttatttttaaattaaaagctctAGACATTGATTTTTAACCATCTGGCATTTTGTTTTAGGCTGGTGTCTGCGGCTATCAAGCAAATAGATATTTGGCTTTATAAAGTGTAATCAGAAATGCAGTTAATAATTACCTCAGGCTGGTGGTCTAGCAATGTGCTACCATTTATCTGTGCATACTGCCCCCCACTTGCTCATGGCTCACAGATGCTCCACCTTTCTGACCAACCGCCTGATATCCTGTGCCAGGAGCTCTGGTTCCTCAAAGGCAGCAAAATGCCCCCCACGTGGCATGTAGGAGTAGACGACTATGTTCTTGAACAACTTCTGTGCCCAGGAGCGTGGGCTATGTGCAAGCTCCTGGGGGAAAGCAGCAATGCCAGTGGGTACGTACACTCC
Protein-coding regions in this window:
- the LOC102939027 gene encoding MAD2L1-binding protein isoform X2, which codes for MVPRGGGHSNRGRDAGGGRARGRKWRGRAARSGQVRRGAGSGLPPPVRAYAPQPGDLSLLPTADLLPTEPVEAPTVTPELAAGRGGSSAAAFHCPQGPAGRAPGCRSVSVAFPGPVTQQGCCHFACELLKHVLYQRHQLPLPYEQLAYFCRRALPRQPQDGDAIKKKPHPPDLGSSRKCQQLLMELEGVFRHLEAMFNLTLVPRVLILLGGNAMSPKELYEINLEGISVGNAEESLQTPSCVRKLFHSLFLADVFSELQAVPVMGTIVMVQGHRDCGIDWFRPKLNYKVPARGRKLTVNLSCGGNSSTNPSTQQGVTSAWDNYIWFQAPVTVKGFHE
- the LOC102939027 gene encoding MAD2L1-binding protein isoform X1 — protein: MAGPGRQERAADLLPTEPVEAPTVTPELAAGRGGSSAAAFHCPQGPAGRAPGCRSVSVAFPGPVTQQGCCHFACELLKHVLYQRHQLPLPYEQLAYFCRRALPRQPQDGDAIKKKPHPPDLGSSRKCQQLLMELEGVFRHLEAMFNLTLVPRVLILLGGNAMSPKELYEINLEGISVGNAEESLQTPSCVRKLFHSLFLADVFSELQAVPVMGTIVMVQGHRDCGIDWFRPKLNYKVPARGRKLTVNLSCGGNSSTNPSTQQGVTSAWDNYIWFQAPVTVKGFHE